From a single Pseudobutyrivibrio xylanivorans genomic region:
- a CDS encoding TraX family protein, producing the protein MNPVYGTLQLFVCLTNPLLKAYNGQRGNMRNMKYLFYIYYPAHLILCGIIRILLHGNVGVIIGG; encoded by the coding sequence ATAAATCCAGTTTATGGTACACTTCAACTCTTCGTATGCTTAACAAATCCTTTGTTAAAAGCTTATAACGGGCAGCGTGGAAATATGAGAAATATGAAATATTTATTTTACATTTATTATCCAGCTCACCTGATTTTATGCGGTATAATAAGGATTCTTTTGCATGGGAATGTTGGTGTAATTATAGGTGGCTAA
- a CDS encoding DUF1284 domain-containing protein, protein MTFEKQINIRPHHLLCIQKYTGHGYDGTFTNHMNNMIETLSDEMIVTLHEGCDDLCIACPNNEDGKCTSLDKVRYMDESVLKTCGLTYGYTSSWKSLADVAKEKIFETDEFYNICHNCEWFELCNNTPLQTIH, encoded by the coding sequence ATGACTTTTGAAAAGCAAATTAATATACGCCCACACCATTTATTATGTATTCAAAAATATACAGGTCATGGCTATGACGGAACCTTCACAAACCATATGAACAACATGATTGAGACTCTTTCAGATGAAATGATTGTAACGTTACACGAGGGTTGCGACGATTTGTGCATAGCCTGCCCAAACAATGAGGATGGGAAATGCACTTCTTTGGATAAGGTCCGATATATGGACGAATCTGTATTGAAGACATGTGGTTTAACATATGGATATACCAGTAGCTGGAAAAGCCTGGCAGATGTAGCGAAAGAGAAAATTTTTGAAACAGATGAGTTCTACAATATTTGTCATAACTGTGAGTGGTTTGAATTATGCAATAATACACCGCTCCAAACAATCCATTAG
- a CDS encoding heavy-metal-associated domain-containing protein → MVKTIVKVEGMMCGMCEAHVNDAIRNAMPNIKKVSSSHTKGESVIISEEELEKDNITEAISQTGYKVLSIKSEPYQKKFLGLL, encoded by the coding sequence ATGGTAAAAACAATAGTCAAAGTAGAAGGTATGATGTGTGGTATGTGCGAGGCGCATGTTAATGATGCTATTCGAAATGCCATGCCAAATATTAAGAAGGTTTCAAGTTCACATACTAAAGGTGAGTCTGTAATTATCTCAGAAGAAGAACTTGAGAAAGATAATATTACTGAGGCTATTTCGCAGACTGGATATAAGGTTCTATCTATAAAATCAGAACCTTATCAAAAGAAGTTTTTAGGATTGCTTTAG
- a CDS encoding GNAT family N-acetyltransferase: MNLQRLNEDQITELYKEHMVIDFPKAELKPLKMILKSLEEGFYDCFGLFEEDKMVGYTFMVKLDNSYLIDYIAIFPELRNKGIGANLLTLIDDYLETADRIIGEVEDPVYTDDEAQKELQTRRLNFYLRNNCKDTNLRVECFGVHYIVLEAGKKHCKDKDEAWNLYKGFYKSFLSEDKFNKNIKRLF; this comes from the coding sequence ATGAACCTACAACGACTAAACGAAGACCAAATTACAGAACTTTATAAGGAGCACATGGTCATAGATTTCCCTAAGGCTGAGCTCAAGCCACTTAAGATGATTCTAAAATCTTTGGAGGAAGGCTTCTATGATTGTTTTGGACTCTTTGAAGAAGATAAGATGGTGGGCTACACTTTCATGGTAAAGCTTGATAATAGCTATCTTATAGATTACATAGCAATATTTCCAGAACTTAGAAACAAAGGAATTGGAGCAAATCTCCTTACTCTTATAGATGATTATTTAGAAACGGCAGATAGAATTATTGGTGAGGTAGAAGATCCTGTTTATACAGATGATGAAGCTCAAAAGGAACTTCAAACCAGACGCTTAAATTTTTACCTACGTAATAATTGTAAAGATACGAACCTCCGTGTTGAATGCTTTGGAGTTCATTACATTGTCCTAGAAGCAGGCAAGAAACACTGTAAAGATAAGGACGAAGCTTGGAACCTATACAAAGGATTCTATAAGAGCTTCCTATCAGAAGATAAATTCAATAAAAATATAAAGCGATTATTTTAG
- a CDS encoding aspartate dehydrogenase, whose protein sequence is MFFKKKNEKKTYDKATKKPVIKASICNGEQVAGFKNLTTGTFEEVMLIKNQNDLASFKDIYEITEEIEKIY, encoded by the coding sequence ATGTTTTTCAAAAAGAAAAATGAAAAGAAAACATATGATAAAGCAACAAAAAAGCCTGTAATCAAAGCATCCATCTGCAACGGCGAGCAGGTAGCAGGCTTTAAAAACCTTACCACGGGTACGTTTGAAGAAGTAATGCTTATAAAGAACCAGAATGATTTGGCCTCATTCAAAGATATATACGAAATCACAGAAGAAATAGAAAAGATTTATTAG
- a CDS encoding amidohydrolase family protein: protein MFSFNDFKKIDMHSHIGTWGNPFNFSGDINLVLNLMDKFNIEKTVLCPSDSTKNTEMLAAYESAPEKIIPVAWIDCTKEQVAYDELESLIRDKGCKGAKIQSLFDGYAADSPVVDPVAEICENYNVPFFVHSGHEPFSLPWQIGLLAERHPKCKFVMLHMGHGHGIYVEAAQTIAKRYKNIWLETSGTSMSAQIYNAYTNVGNDRVMFGLDTPFHAPEVEIQKILSCPLNETDYENIFYNNAKNFWGSLLD from the coding sequence ATGTTTAGTTTTAATGATTTTAAAAAGATTGACATGCATTCGCACATTGGAACTTGGGGAAATCCATTTAATTTCAGCGGAGACATTAATTTAGTACTGAATTTGATGGACAAATTCAACATTGAAAAGACGGTACTTTGTCCATCAGACTCTACAAAAAATACTGAAATGCTTGCTGCTTATGAATCGGCTCCAGAGAAGATTATTCCTGTGGCTTGGATTGACTGTACTAAAGAACAGGTGGCGTATGATGAGTTGGAGAGTTTAATACGAGATAAAGGATGTAAAGGTGCGAAGATACAGTCACTTTTTGACGGATATGCAGCTGATTCACCTGTTGTAGATCCAGTGGCAGAGATTTGTGAAAATTATAATGTGCCATTTTTCGTTCACTCAGGCCATGAACCATTTTCTTTGCCATGGCAAATTGGTCTATTAGCAGAACGTCATCCAAAGTGCAAATTTGTAATGCTGCACATGGGTCATGGACATGGAATATATGTGGAAGCAGCACAAACTATAGCAAAGCGTTACAAGAATATTTGGCTTGAGACCTCAGGTACATCTATGAGTGCACAAATATATAACGCATATACGAATGTAGGAAACGATAGAGTAATGTTTGGGCTGGATACACCTTTTCACGCTCCAGAGGTTGAAATACAAAAGATTCTTTCATGCCCATTAAACGAGACTGATTATGAAAATATCTTTTACAATAATGCAAAAAACTTTTGGGGAAGTTTGCTAGATTAG
- a CDS encoding pirin family protein, translating into MLRNVIKQVQGYRTQDGAGVSLVRVIGLKTVEIFDPFLMLDAFDSTDPADYIAGFPMHPHRGIETFTFLSKGSIVHEDHLGTKATMHEGEAQWLTAGSGAYHSEMPQPADRMLGVQLWLNIPSKYKMTAAPFYHGVVNEEIQEFELENGKLRLLAGNYKEYAGIQGKYLPLDFYDIFLKPGGSITLDVHGEEKSCMIFTLEGPAIVSGTRVPSKTAAKLGDGDEVKIEAIDEPIEILYMCSNILSEPVAWGGPIVMNTKEELKLAFRELETGDFIKQVAEYENS; encoded by the coding sequence ATGCTTAGAAATGTAATAAAACAGGTTCAGGGTTATCGTACTCAAGATGGTGCAGGTGTTAGCCTTGTAAGAGTTATTGGCTTGAAAACAGTCGAGATATTCGATCCATTCCTTATGTTGGATGCGTTTGATTCTACTGATCCAGCTGACTATATAGCAGGATTTCCTATGCATCCTCATCGTGGAATAGAAACCTTTACATTTCTATCCAAAGGTTCAATAGTGCATGAAGATCATCTGGGAACCAAAGCCACAATGCATGAGGGCGAAGCTCAATGGTTAACCGCAGGCTCAGGCGCGTATCATTCCGAAATGCCTCAACCTGCAGATAGAATGCTCGGAGTTCAACTATGGCTTAACATTCCTTCAAAATATAAAATGACTGCAGCGCCTTTTTATCACGGCGTAGTTAATGAAGAAATACAGGAATTTGAATTAGAAAATGGAAAGTTGCGCTTGTTGGCAGGTAACTATAAAGAATACGCAGGTATACAAGGCAAGTATTTGCCGTTGGATTTCTACGATATATTCCTTAAGCCGGGTGGTTCTATCACTCTAGATGTGCATGGAGAAGAGAAATCCTGCATGATATTTACATTAGAAGGTCCTGCTATTGTAAGTGGTACGCGGGTGCCTTCAAAAACAGCCGCTAAACTAGGTGATGGCGACGAAGTAAAAATTGAAGCAATAGATGAGCCAATTGAAATACTCTATATGTGCTCAAATATATTAAGTGAACCAGTTGCTTGGGGTGGTCCAATTGTGATGAATACCAAAGAAGAATTGAAATTAGCTTTCCGAGAATTAGAAACAGGTGATTTTATAAAACAGGTGGCTGAATATGAAAATTCATAA
- a CDS encoding histidine phosphatase family protein, producing the protein MDHFYFIRHGETVWNVENKICGATDIELTRRGHEQAIETGKKILEQGITADVILTSPLVRAKETARHISEITGIPMRVEPRLVEQNFGRYESTPRDGVEFHEAKKDMASRFGTGESMLHLAQRIYNLIDDIKAGDKEVILVAHNGIARMVESYFREMDNEEFSSCGIKNCEIKRYDF; encoded by the coding sequence GTGGATCATTTTTATTTTATCAGACACGGAGAAACCGTTTGGAACGTAGAAAATAAGATATGCGGTGCAACAGATATTGAGCTTACTCGAAGAGGACACGAGCAGGCAATTGAGACCGGAAAAAAGATTTTGGAACAGGGGATTACGGCAGATGTTATCTTGACCTCACCGCTTGTGAGAGCAAAGGAAACCGCAAGACATATCTCAGAAATAACAGGAATTCCTATGAGAGTGGAGCCAAGGCTTGTAGAGCAGAATTTTGGCAGATATGAATCTACTCCAAGAGATGGAGTTGAATTCCATGAAGCAAAAAAGGATATGGCAAGCAGATTTGGAACAGGTGAATCTATGCTACATCTAGCCCAAAGAATATATAATCTTATAGATGATATAAAGGCTGGAGACAAAGAGGTTATCCTGGTGGCGCATAATGGTATTGCGAGAATGGTGGAATCCTATTTCAGGGAAATGGATAATGAGGAGTTTTCTTCATGTGGAATAAAGAATTGCGAGATTAAGAGATATGACTTTTGA
- a CDS encoding NAD(P)H-dependent oxidoreductase, producing the protein MTLFINACVREKSRTKLLSDALLAKLGDYEEVNLEDIDFPKTDKSFLKKRDSLIASHSFDNPMFTLARHFAEADTIVIAAPYWDLSFPAVLKQYIEHINVLGITFEYTPEGFPKGLCRANKLYYVMTAGGTYVPEEFAFGYIKSLAENFYGIKDVKLIAATGLDIYGADEQAILKDALNRIEKI; encoded by the coding sequence ATGACTTTATTTATTAATGCATGTGTAAGAGAAAAATCAAGAACTAAGCTGTTATCGGATGCTTTACTTGCTAAACTAGGGGATTATGAAGAAGTAAATCTCGAAGATATAGATTTTCCAAAGACAGATAAATCATTTCTAAAGAAAAGAGATTCACTTATAGCCTCTCATTCCTTCGATAATCCAATGTTCACTCTGGCTCGCCATTTTGCAGAGGCCGATACCATAGTAATTGCTGCGCCATATTGGGATTTGTCTTTCCCGGCAGTGCTTAAGCAGTATATCGAGCATATTAATGTCTTGGGTATTACTTTTGAATATACACCAGAAGGTTTTCCAAAAGGATTATGTAGAGCCAATAAGCTTTATTATGTAATGACAGCTGGTGGTACCTATGTTCCAGAAGAATTTGCATTTGGATACATAAAGTCTCTGGCTGAAAATTTCTATGGAATAAAAGATGTAAAGCTTATTGCGGCAACGGGATTAGATATATATGGAGCCGATGAGCAGGCTATTCTTAAGGACGCATTAAATAGAATTGAAAAAATATGA
- a CDS encoding glutaredoxin domain-containing protein, with protein sequence MIKVYGSSLCPDCINFEYNLTKNNIEYEYIDIHKNMANLKAFLRLRDTNQAFDNTKANGYVGIPAIVYEDLSVTLDWEKYLVDKGITVIYLDNETSSNCGIDGKGC encoded by the coding sequence ATGATTAAAGTATATGGAAGTAGTCTTTGTCCTGATTGCATCAATTTTGAATATAATTTAACAAAGAATAATATCGAATATGAATACATTGATATTCATAAAAATATGGCTAATTTAAAGGCGTTCCTAAGATTAAGAGATACTAATCAGGCCTTTGATAATACGAAAGCAAATGGATATGTAGGCATTCCTGCTATAGTGTATGAAGACTTATCAGTAACTCTTGATTGGGAAAAATATCTTGTGGACAAGGGAATCACAGTTATTTACTTAGATAATGAGACATCTTCCAACTGTGGCATTGATGGAAAAGGCTGCTAA
- a CDS encoding ECF transporter S component: MNTKNMISTKEVTIEGMMIALVFLGTFYFKIPTLFGYTHLGDCMIILAVCLLGTKKGALAGALGAGLSDLLGGYTAWVLPTMAIKAIWAIVMGVIAFKLLKNAKHNLLIGAVLGGFVHVLLYTLVKIPLFGYAYALSTLLTLSMQTISGIVLGCLLYGLIKGKFQHIFSI; the protein is encoded by the coding sequence ATGAATACTAAGAATATGATTTCAACCAAAGAGGTTACGATTGAAGGAATGATGATAGCATTGGTTTTTCTAGGAACTTTTTATTTCAAGATTCCCACACTGTTTGGATATACTCACCTAGGTGATTGCATGATTATATTAGCCGTTTGCCTACTGGGAACGAAAAAAGGGGCACTTGCAGGAGCTTTAGGTGCTGGATTATCAGATTTACTTGGTGGATACACAGCTTGGGTTTTGCCTACCATGGCAATAAAGGCCATTTGGGCAATCGTTATGGGCGTCATCGCATTTAAGTTGCTAAAGAATGCAAAGCATAATTTATTAATTGGAGCTGTTTTAGGCGGTTTCGTCCACGTATTATTGTATACATTAGTAAAAATCCCTTTATTTGGATATGCATATGCTTTATCCACTCTATTAACTTTATCTATGCAAACTATAAGTGGAATTGTATTGGGCTGTTTACTTTATGGATTGATTAAGGGGAAATTTCAACACATTTTTTCCATATGA
- a CDS encoding metal-dependent hydrolase, with the protein MQANTHAAVGVTIGLAVSFGQPSDMMLLAVTSAFVGSIICDIDVGETGKRSTPLILSAVSSLAVIFFSIFGYVFDTNTMMLWKKESGYLRSIIGITLFIGLCIYGSRKPHRSFMHSLLGMLLLGGGVYLIFPTASFYFLMGYVSHLILDIFNYRPVKLFYPIEKGYSLKRCYSKSRVNSIIFCAACALIACIIILKFVVGSNGI; encoded by the coding sequence ATGCAAGCAAATACACACGCAGCAGTTGGGGTGACCATTGGCTTGGCAGTGAGCTTTGGGCAACCATCCGATATGATGCTTTTAGCTGTTACATCCGCATTTGTGGGTTCAATTATATGTGATATAGATGTGGGAGAAACGGGAAAGAGGAGTACTCCTTTGATATTATCTGCAGTTTCAAGCTTAGCAGTGATATTCTTTTCGATTTTCGGTTACGTCTTTGATACCAATACTATGATGCTTTGGAAAAAAGAAAGTGGATATCTACGAAGTATCATCGGGATTACTCTATTCATTGGACTATGTATTTATGGAAGCAGAAAACCGCATAGATCGTTTATGCATTCACTACTGGGAATGCTACTTCTTGGAGGTGGAGTTTACTTAATATTCCCTACAGCAAGCTTCTATTTTTTGATGGGGTATGTTTCTCATTTAATATTAGATATTTTTAATTATAGACCAGTGAAGCTTTTTTATCCCATCGAAAAAGGATACTCACTAAAGCGTTGCTATTCAAAAAGTCGTGTTAATTCAATTATTTTTTGTGCAGCCTGCGCTTTGATTGCTTGTATAATTATCCTTAAATTCGTGGTTGGCAGTAATGGCATTTGA
- a CDS encoding hydrolase encodes MISREEAFELLKKYNKDPFHIQHALTVEAVMKWYANELGYADEEEYWGIVGLLHDIDFELYPEEHCLKAPELLKEGGVSEDIIHAVCSHGYGITVGCGTTIDVEPTREMEKVLFAADELTGLIWAAALMRPSKSTKDMELKSLKKKYKSKGFAAGCSRDVIERGADQLGWELNDLLDKTLHAMAACEDNINEAMLAG; translated from the coding sequence TTGATTTCAAGAGAAGAGGCATTTGAACTGTTAAAGAAGTATAATAAGGACCCATTTCATATTCAGCATGCACTTACAGTTGAAGCAGTTATGAAGTGGTATGCAAATGAGCTTGGATATGCTGACGAAGAGGAATATTGGGGTATCGTTGGGCTTTTGCATGATATAGATTTCGAATTATATCCTGAAGAGCATTGTTTAAAAGCACCAGAGCTATTAAAAGAGGGCGGAGTGAGCGAAGATATCATTCATGCAGTATGTTCACATGGATATGGTATTACAGTTGGTTGCGGTACCACAATTGATGTTGAACCAACAAGAGAGATGGAAAAAGTTCTTTTTGCAGCGGATGAATTAACTGGTCTAATATGGGCTGCGGCTTTAATGCGCCCATCGAAGAGCACAAAAGATATGGAATTAAAATCCCTCAAGAAAAAATATAAGAGCAAGGGTTTTGCAGCCGGCTGTTCGAGAGATGTTATTGAACGAGGAGCAGATCAACTTGGCTGGGAATTAAATGATTTGCTCGACAAGACACTTCATGCAATGGCAGCATGCGAGGATAATATAAACGAGGCTATGCTGGCAGGGTAA
- a CDS encoding PIN domain-containing protein: MGIFNRENNTKQIEHEVPVMEQQLLNRLYLVDYENVSDAGLVGVDKLTKADTVIIFYGSKVKTVAYESLIAITSSSAVIEHMKAEKTAKNYLDFQLTTYLGFKLGQNSYDAVYVISKDSGFDAVVDFWGNKGYAIKRQTAIVIEEKPVEETPAEKPKRTYNRNTSSHSRNKNTSRTGKPKIVTKPQPKKSKTSSRPTVTDKQKAEIRAALKGAELNAPDYKKVYDAFATSDSTSAYNNTLQKSLGNDKTSVVYKATSKIFENAKK; the protein is encoded by the coding sequence ATGGGAATATTTAATAGAGAAAACAATACAAAACAAATAGAGCATGAAGTTCCTGTTATGGAGCAACAGCTTTTAAACAGACTTTATCTTGTTGATTATGAAAATGTATCAGATGCTGGACTTGTTGGCGTAGACAAGCTCACCAAAGCTGATACAGTTATTATCTTCTACGGATCTAAAGTAAAGACTGTAGCTTATGAATCTCTTATTGCGATTACCAGCTCTTCCGCTGTTATCGAACACATGAAAGCTGAGAAAACAGCAAAAAATTACCTAGACTTTCAGCTTACAACATACCTTGGATTCAAACTGGGGCAGAATTCTTATGATGCAGTTTACGTGATTAGCAAGGATTCTGGTTTTGATGCTGTAGTTGATTTCTGGGGAAACAAGGGGTATGCCATTAAAAGACAAACGGCAATCGTTATTGAAGAAAAACCTGTTGAGGAAACTCCTGCTGAAAAACCAAAGAGAACTTATAATAGAAATACTAGTAGTCATAGCCGAAACAAAAATACTTCAAGAACTGGCAAGCCTAAGATTGTAACTAAACCACAGCCTAAAAAGTCAAAAACTTCTTCGCGTCCTACTGTTACAGATAAACAGAAAGCTGAAATTAGAGCCGCTTTAAAGGGTGCAGAACTCAATGCACCTGATTACAAGAAGGTATATGATGCCTTTGCTACTAGTGACAGCACTTCTGCTTACAATAATACACTTCAGAAGTCACTTGGAAATGACAAAACTAGTGTGGTCTATAAGGCCACTTCAAAGATATTTGAAAATGCTAAGAAATAA
- a CDS encoding alpha/beta hydrolase-fold protein: protein MKRKKLLVTALVLTLTVSTLAMTVKTDVKAANDDVTALDYLDDESNVVSTSENGVDITYDMNSWGTGYWVSYTLTNNTGKTLENWTVKLSRKQVNIDSSWCVNIETTDDEYVLTPLSWNTKIPNGSSIEFGFLGVGELEGQIDAKLKFVTPASSHYDPTATISESIPEKYSSIRSQECSGTVKTISYTAHDSENGNTYTKKANIYLPANYSESKKYNVLYLLHGIGGDENEWEMYNDESKVKAMMDNLSYYGDIDSFIVVTPNGKASESGSIPSFYAFGDELRNDLIPYIDSHFSTYADRDHRACAGLSMGGMQTINIGIGQCVDLFSYFGAFSAAPTSNPAATTAEILADNEYPIHYFYNICGLQDGIAYWSASSAAKNLPEVCNQFVDGENFMWQELDGEHNFDIWYLGFYNFAQIVFK from the coding sequence ATGAAAAGAAAAAAACTACTAGTAACAGCCTTAGTTCTAACACTTACTGTTAGCACACTTGCTATGACAGTTAAGACAGATGTTAAGGCTGCAAATGATGACGTAACAGCATTAGACTATTTGGATGATGAGTCTAATGTGGTATCCACTTCAGAAAATGGTGTGGATATTACTTATGACATGAACAGTTGGGGAACTGGTTATTGGGTTAGTTACACGCTTACAAATAATACAGGAAAGACACTTGAAAACTGGACAGTAAAGTTAAGCAGAAAGCAGGTTAATATCGATTCCAGCTGGTGCGTAAATATCGAGACTACCGATGATGAATATGTGCTCACACCTCTTAGTTGGAACACAAAGATTCCAAATGGTTCATCAATAGAATTTGGTTTCCTTGGAGTTGGTGAGCTTGAAGGTCAGATTGATGCAAAACTTAAATTCGTAACGCCAGCTAGCTCACACTATGATCCAACAGCTACTATAAGTGAGAGCATTCCAGAAAAGTATTCTTCAATTAGAAGCCAAGAATGCTCTGGTACAGTTAAAACTATTTCGTACACAGCACATGATTCTGAAAACGGAAACACTTATACAAAGAAGGCTAATATCTACTTACCAGCAAATTACAGCGAGAGCAAGAAGTACAACGTATTATACCTTCTTCATGGAATCGGCGGTGATGAAAATGAGTGGGAAATGTACAATGATGAGTCAAAAGTAAAGGCTATGATGGATAACCTTTCATATTATGGAGACATTGATTCATTCATCGTTGTCACACCAAATGGTAAAGCTTCTGAAAGCGGTTCAATTCCTTCTTTCTACGCTTTTGGTGATGAGCTTAGAAATGATTTAATTCCATACATTGATTCACACTTCAGCACCTATGCTGACCGTGACCATAGAGCATGTGCAGGTCTTTCTATGGGTGGTATGCAGACAATCAATATTGGTATTGGTCAGTGCGTTGATTTGTTCAGTTATTTTGGAGCATTCTCAGCTGCACCTACTAGCAATCCAGCAGCAACCACAGCAGAGATTTTGGCAGATAATGAGTATCCTATTCACTATTTCTACAATATTTGCGGACTTCAGGATGGCATTGCTTATTGGAGTGCTTCAAGCGCAGCAAAGAATTTGCCAGAGGTTTGCAATCAGTTTGTAGATGGTGAGAACTTCATGTGGCAGGAGCTTGATGGAGAACACAACTTTGATATTTGGTATCTTGGTTTCTACAATTTTGCACAAATAGTATTTAAGTAG
- a CDS encoding YdcF family protein, translating into MALAVLSLLYSITVFLVGSGTFSYVIWILVALFFGFLWFMEKKGLWDKVPWILRRIFRVLIILGLAVFIICQGGILTQFFSKGEDGADYIIVLGAQMREGGPSAVYKYRLDAAVEYLNNNPETIAIVTGGQGANEPISEGDGGKAYLMDKGISEERILVEKDSFDTKQNITNALNLIEDDENMKIGIVTNNFHLFRGTLLARRYTDAEITGIAAYTEYQFLPNNMVRETFGIIKDIR; encoded by the coding sequence ATGGCACTTGCAGTACTGTCATTACTATATTCCATTACAGTATTTCTGGTAGGAAGTGGTACATTTTCATATGTAATATGGATACTTGTAGCGTTATTCTTTGGATTTCTGTGGTTCATGGAGAAAAAGGGACTTTGGGATAAAGTCCCATGGATTCTAAGAAGGATTTTCAGAGTATTAATAATACTGGGATTAGCAGTATTTATCATATGTCAAGGAGGCATTCTCACACAGTTTTTCTCTAAAGGAGAAGATGGGGCCGATTACATCATAGTCCTTGGCGCTCAAATGAGAGAAGGAGGTCCTAGTGCTGTTTACAAGTATAGACTAGATGCTGCAGTTGAATACTTAAATAATAATCCTGAGACCATTGCAATTGTCACTGGCGGACAGGGAGCAAATGAGCCTATTAGTGAAGGTGATGGTGGCAAAGCTTATCTTATGGATAAAGGAATTTCGGAAGAGAGAATCCTTGTAGAAAAAGATTCTTTTGATACTAAGCAGAACATTACCAATGCGCTCAACCTGATAGAAGATGATGAGAACATGAAAATTGGTATTGTGACTAACAACTTCCACCTTTTTAGAGGAACACTTCTTGCCAGGCGATATACTGATGCTGAAATCACTGGTATTGCTGCATATACCGAATACCAATTTCTACCTAACAACATGGTTAGAGAGACTTTTGGAATTATAAAAGATATAAGATAA